In Palaemon carinicauda isolate YSFRI2023 chromosome 21, ASM3689809v2, whole genome shotgun sequence, the following proteins share a genomic window:
- the LOC137614650 gene encoding uncharacterized protein: protein MSETSWALLTMRTLTWLLAVTAVTGSETISRQRRLTKPEFSNKFVGVSSRCSRGSLTVEVATAEAFFGSVYARGYPGRCRVTGEGETTTILEVPTQKCGVKVIEDENGNHTYELLVYIQFDKWVQQVIDEQVHVRCRADKQDGELHAKAQMNVANSDPGLFEEIQALSSEPTSAKKNSIASLIFANDLAPSTSSSVSSSSSGVSSSISSSSSRSNSASNILRGNSRSTGSSSSSSQASKLKRLITSRNNSPIVRSRSEDEARDWFPVAPPAEMLRWKSKRPDGSPEPISCWMDIVTGDNMDGKPVQNYLLVGDDATMVLKIRQESGLDTRITSCLAHDGSGEQSQELIDENGCAVDDAIMPPLRVKSNVRSGVKVAYASFKAFKFPDRDNLHLKCIVLVCLGACQLPVCGRTSNRLGRRMGATGQGSIQPVEDVDSAALLQQTSRGNDRALGGRILDKVEVFNSVEVRAPGIESQQDLVKQYRTDRGPVEDMDFFSNESVFCLTPYKMILAFGVLLTILMVALLFALYSCVKARVMKSRLRTPQPIEAQRRSPVTSPYYRFPH, encoded by the exons GAGTCAGCAGTCGATGTTCGAGGGGGTCCCTGACCGTCGAAGTGGCAACAGCGGAGGCCTTCTTCGGGTCCGTGTACGCCAGGGGATACCCTGGCCGCTGCCGGGTCACGGGCGAGGGTGAGACCACTACAATTCTCGAGGTTCCTACCCAAAAGTGTGGTGTCAAGGTCATCGAGGATGAG AACGGGAATCACACCTACGAGCTGCTGGTGTACATACAGTTCGACAAATGGGTACAGCAGGTCATTGATGAGCAGGTGCATGTGAGGTGCAGGGCAGACAAGCAGGATGGGGAGCTACATGCAAAGGCACAG ATGAATGTAGCTAACAGTGATCCAGGGTTATTTGAGGAGATACAAGCTCTGAGCTCTGAGCCTACATCAGCCAAAAAGAACTCCATTGCTTCTTTGATCTTCGCTAATGATTTGGCCCCTTCTACGTCTTCATCTGTGTCCTCCAGCTCAAGTGGTGTCTCTAGCAGTATCAGTAGCAGTAGTAGCAGAAGCAACAGTGCAAGCAACATTCTGAGGGGAAACAGTAGAAGTactggcagcagcagcagcagtagccaaGCATCTAAGCTGAAGCGTTTGATCACTTCAAGGAACAACTCTCCTATCGTCCGAAGTCGTTCGGAAGATGAAGCAAGAGACTGGTTTCCTGTGGCTCCCCCAGCTGAGATGCTGAGATGGA AGAGCAAGAGACCTGATGGAAGTCCAGAGCCAATCTCTTGCTGGATGGACATCGTTACAGGGGATAACATGGATG GCAAACCTGTGCAAAACTACCTACTTGTGGGTGATGACGCAACCATGGTCTTGAAGATCCGCCAGGAATCTGGCCTTGATACCCGCATCACGTCTTGTTTGGCCCACGACGGCTCCGGGGAACAGAGCCAGGAGCTCATTGACGAAAATGGCTGCGCTGTTGACGACGCCATCATGCCCCCTCTCAG AGTAAAGAGCAACGTTCGAAGCGGAGTGAAGGTAGCCTACGCTTCCTTCAAGGCCTTCAAGTTCCCCGACAGAGACAATCTTCACTTGAAGTGCATCGTTCTGGTCTGTCTTGGAGCCTGTCAGTTG CCGGTCTGCGGTCGGACATCAAACCGCTTAGGACGTCGCATGGGCGCCACTGGACAGGGCTCCATACAGCCTGTAGAAGACGTCGACAGTGCAGCCCTCCTACAGCAG ACAAGCCGAGGCAATGACAGGGCCCTCGGGGGTAGAATCCTCGATAAGGTCGAGGTCTTCAATTCGGTTGAGGTTCGCGCCCCTGGCATCGAGAGCCAGCAGGACCTGGTCAAGCAATACAGGACTGACAGAGGTCCCGTGGAGGACATGGACTTCTTCAG TAACGAAAGCGTGTTTTGCCTGACGCCCTACAAGATGATCCTGGCCTTCGGCGTGCTCCTGACAATCCTGATGGTGGCACTGCTCTTCGCCCTGTATTCCTGTGTCAAGGCCCGAGTCATGAAGTCCAGGCTAAGGACACCGCAGCCCATAGAGGCCCAGAGACGCTCCCCCGTCACCAGTCCGTACTACAGATTTCCACACTGA